Proteins co-encoded in one Pseudorhizobium banfieldiae genomic window:
- the purL gene encoding phosphoribosylformylglycinamidine synthase subunit PurL, giving the protein MNIRNSIEITPELVASHGLKPDEYQRILDLIGREPTFTELGIFSAMWNEHCSYKSSKKWLRTLPTKGSRVIQGPGENAGVVDIDDGDCVVFKMESHNHPSYIEPYQGAATGVGGILRDVFTMGARPIAAMNALRFGAPDHPKTKHLVSGVVAGVGGYGNSFGVPAVGGEVEFDERYNGNILVNAFAAGLAKSDAIFYSKAEGVGLPVVYLGAKTGRDGVGGATMASAEFDESIEEKRPTVQVGDPFTEKCLLEACLELMKTGAVIAIQDMGAAGLTCSAVEMGAKGDLGIELDLDKVPVREERMSAYEMMLSESQERMLMVLRPEKEDEAKAIFVKWGLDFAIVGKTTDDLRFRILHQGEEVANLPIKELGDEAPEYDRPWIAGNGNPPLPASEVAEPQDYNVALLKLVGSPNQASRRWVWEQYDTFIQGNSLQRPGGDAGVVRVDGHPTKALAFSSDVTPRYVEADPVEGGKQAVAECWRNITATGAEPLAATDNLNFGNPEKPEIMGQLVGAIQGIGEACRALDFPIVSGNVSLYNETNGIAILPTPTIAGVGLLPDWSKMARIGDMRDGDVLIMIGTDGSHLGQSIYLRDVLGSTEGPAPSVDLDAERRNGDLVRGLIRNGQVSACHDISDGGLLLALAEMAMAATKGMRINLADQRGPAHALLFGEDQARYVLAVPADLANFVEASAESAGVPFRKLGMAGGDRLVVDDLVDVSVPDLVNANESWFPGFMN; this is encoded by the coding sequence ATGAACATCCGTAACAGCATTGAGATCACGCCTGAACTCGTCGCCTCGCATGGGCTGAAACCGGATGAGTACCAGCGCATTCTCGACCTGATCGGGCGCGAACCGACCTTTACCGAGCTGGGCATTTTTTCGGCCATGTGGAACGAGCATTGTTCCTACAAATCATCCAAGAAATGGCTACGCACCCTGCCCACAAAGGGGTCGCGTGTCATTCAGGGTCCGGGGGAGAATGCGGGCGTCGTCGACATCGATGATGGCGATTGCGTCGTCTTCAAGATGGAGAGCCACAACCACCCCTCCTACATCGAGCCCTACCAGGGAGCCGCGACCGGTGTTGGCGGCATTCTCCGCGACGTGTTCACCATGGGAGCACGACCGATCGCCGCGATGAACGCGCTACGCTTCGGTGCCCCGGATCACCCGAAGACAAAACACCTCGTCTCGGGCGTCGTCGCCGGAGTGGGCGGTTACGGCAACTCCTTCGGCGTCCCAGCGGTCGGAGGGGAAGTGGAGTTTGATGAACGCTACAACGGGAACATCCTGGTCAACGCATTCGCTGCCGGCTTGGCGAAATCCGATGCGATCTTCTACTCCAAGGCAGAAGGCGTCGGCTTGCCCGTCGTCTATCTCGGTGCAAAGACCGGTCGCGACGGCGTGGGTGGTGCCACCATGGCCTCTGCCGAATTCGACGAGTCGATCGAGGAAAAGCGGCCAACCGTCCAGGTCGGTGATCCCTTTACCGAAAAATGCCTGCTGGAGGCATGCCTCGAGTTGATGAAGACCGGTGCCGTCATCGCCATTCAGGACATGGGTGCGGCAGGGCTGACCTGCTCGGCTGTCGAGATGGGCGCAAAGGGTGACCTGGGAATTGAACTCGATCTCGACAAGGTGCCGGTGCGCGAGGAGCGCATGAGCGCCTATGAAATGATGCTCTCGGAAAGCCAGGAGCGCATGCTCATGGTCCTCCGGCCCGAGAAGGAGGATGAGGCCAAGGCCATCTTCGTCAAGTGGGGCCTGGATTTTGCGATCGTCGGCAAGACGACCGACGACCTGCGCTTCCGCATCCTTCATCAGGGCGAGGAAGTCGCGAACCTGCCGATCAAGGAACTGGGCGACGAGGCACCAGAATATGACCGCCCCTGGATTGCTGGCAATGGGAACCCTCCCCTACCCGCCAGCGAAGTCGCCGAGCCGCAGGATTACAACGTCGCACTGCTCAAGCTGGTCGGTTCACCCAACCAGGCAAGTCGCCGCTGGGTCTGGGAGCAGTATGATACCTTTATTCAGGGTAACTCCTTGCAACGCCCGGGTGGCGATGCGGGTGTCGTGAGGGTTGACGGACATCCCACCAAGGCGCTGGCTTTCTCGTCGGACGTGACGCCGCGCTACGTCGAAGCTGACCCTGTGGAAGGTGGAAAGCAGGCCGTTGCCGAGTGCTGGCGCAATATTACGGCCACGGGTGCAGAACCGCTTGCCGCAACCGATAACCTGAACTTCGGCAACCCAGAGAAGCCGGAGATCATGGGACAACTCGTGGGCGCGATCCAGGGCATTGGCGAAGCCTGTCGCGCCCTCGACTTCCCGATCGTGTCTGGCAATGTTTCGCTCTACAATGAGACAAACGGCATCGCCATCCTCCCGACCCCCACCATTGCCGGCGTCGGACTGCTACCCGACTGGTCGAAAATGGCACGCATCGGCGACATGAGAGACGGCGACGTGTTGATCATGATCGGAACGGACGGCAGCCATCTCGGGCAGTCGATCTACCTGCGTGACGTTCTGGGTTCAACGGAAGGTCCCGCTCCTTCGGTCGATCTCGACGCTGAACGTCGCAACGGCGATCTCGTACGTGGCCTCATCCGCAACGGTCAGGTATCAGCCTGCCACGACATCTCCGACGGCGGCCTGCTCCTCGCGCTGGCGGAGATGGCGATGGCTGCTACGAAGGGCATGCGGATCAATCTTGCGGATCAGCGTGGGCCCGCGCATGCGCTTCTGTTCGGCGAAGATCAGGCCCGCTATGTCCTAGCGGTCCCGGCCGACCTCGCCAATTTCGTCGAGGCCAGCGCTGAAAGCGCCGGCGTTCCGTTCCGAAAGCTCGGCATGGCGGGAGGCGACCGATTGGTTGTAGACGACCTCGTGGATGTCAGCGTTCCTGACTTGGTCAATGCCAACGAAAGCTGGTTCCCTGGCTTCATGAACTGA
- a CDS encoding BolA family protein, producing the protein MPMNPGDIEDMIKAGIPGAKVTIRDLAGDGDHYAAEVVAEAFRGKTRVQQHQMVYDALKGHMGGTLHALALQTSAPA; encoded by the coding sequence ATGCCCATGAACCCGGGAGACATCGAAGACATGATCAAGGCCGGGATCCCCGGAGCCAAGGTCACGATCCGGGATCTGGCGGGCGATGGTGACCATTACGCGGCGGAAGTCGTCGCTGAAGCTTTCCGCGGCAAGACCCGCGTTCAGCAGCACCAGATGGTTTACGACGCCCTCAAGGGACACATGGGTGGAACGCTGCATGCGCTTGCGCTCCAGACTTCGGCGCCGGCCTAG
- the grxD gene encoding Grx4 family monothiol glutaredoxin — protein sequence MSGINEFIDNEVKTNDVVLFMKGTPQFPQCGFSGQVVQILDYLGLDYKGVNVLADQEIREGIKQYSNWPTIPQLYVKGEFVGGCDIVREMFQSGELQSHLQDNGITTRGAA from the coding sequence ATGAGTGGCATTAACGAATTCATCGACAACGAGGTGAAGACGAACGACGTCGTTCTCTTCATGAAGGGCACACCGCAGTTCCCGCAATGCGGTTTCTCCGGCCAAGTCGTGCAGATCCTCGATTACCTCGGTCTCGACTACAAGGGCGTCAACGTGCTGGCGGACCAGGAAATCCGCGAAGGCATCAAGCAGTATTCGAACTGGCCGACCATTCCTCAGCTCTACGTCAAGGGCGAGTTCGTCGGCGGCTGTGACATCGTTCGCGAGATGTTCCAGTCTGGTGAACTGCAGAGCCATCTCCAGGACAACGGCATCACCACGCGCGGCGCCGCATAG
- a CDS encoding multidrug effflux MFS transporter — MGRVEFIGLMAMLMALNALAIDIMLPGLQQIGAALGVENENHRQYVVSAYLFGFGLAQLAYGPVSDRFGRRKPMLFGLAVYVISSLAVVAVPSFAGLLALRFIQGIGSAAMRVITISIVRDIYGGRAMAEVMSLIMMVFMVVPVIAPGTGQIILLFGDWHLIFVFMALVALAVAGWMYIRLPETLHQEDVRPFTVTSVLDGFRIVLTNRVALCYTIASMFIFGALFGFINSAQQVYVGIYGLGVWFSAAFAAVAVFMAFSSFVNARLVGRFGMRGLSHASLLGFIGITCLWLLVQVFGPQPMPFPLFLAFFALAMFQFGWIGSNFNSLAMEPLGHVAGTASSVLGFMGTIGGGMIGAMIGQAFDGTALPMVAGFFAVSIVGLVFVLIAEKGRLFRAQNPRV; from the coding sequence ATGGGCCGAGTCGAATTCATCGGCCTGATGGCCATGCTCATGGCGCTCAACGCGCTGGCGATCGACATCATGCTGCCCGGCTTGCAGCAGATCGGCGCCGCGCTCGGGGTCGAGAACGAGAACCATCGGCAGTACGTTGTTTCCGCCTATCTGTTCGGCTTCGGACTAGCACAGCTTGCGTACGGACCGGTTTCGGATCGCTTCGGGCGACGCAAGCCGATGCTTTTCGGCCTCGCGGTATACGTCATCTCGTCCCTGGCCGTGGTCGCCGTACCATCCTTCGCCGGCCTGCTCGCCCTCCGCTTCATCCAGGGCATCGGCTCCGCCGCAATGCGCGTGATCACGATCTCGATCGTCCGTGATATCTATGGAGGACGGGCGATGGCCGAGGTCATGTCGCTGATCATGATGGTCTTCATGGTCGTTCCGGTCATCGCGCCCGGCACGGGACAGATCATCCTTCTGTTTGGCGACTGGCACCTGATCTTCGTCTTCATGGCGTTGGTCGCCCTGGCGGTGGCGGGGTGGATGTATATTCGCTTACCCGAAACACTGCATCAGGAGGATGTCCGACCCTTTACCGTCACGTCGGTCCTCGACGGCTTCCGAATCGTTCTCACCAATCGCGTCGCCCTCTGCTACACGATTGCGAGCATGTTCATCTTCGGCGCACTCTTCGGCTTCATCAACTCGGCCCAGCAGGTCTATGTCGGCATATACGGACTTGGCGTGTGGTTCTCCGCGGCCTTCGCAGCCGTCGCCGTCTTCATGGCCTTTTCGTCCTTCGTCAACGCCCGGCTGGTCGGTCGGTTCGGCATGCGGGGCCTCTCCCATGCCTCGCTGCTCGGCTTTATCGGCATCACCTGCCTCTGGCTGCTGGTCCAGGTCTTCGGGCCGCAGCCCATGCCCTTCCCGCTCTTTCTCGCGTTCTTCGCTCTGGCAATGTTCCAGTTCGGCTGGATCGGCTCGAACTTCAATTCGCTTGCCATGGAGCCGCTGGGCCATGTGGCGGGAACGGCATCGTCCGTTCTGGGATTCATGGGCACGATCGGCGGCGGGATGATTGGGGCAATGATCGGTCAGGCATTCGACGGTACGGCCCTGCCCATGGTCGCCGGATTTTTCGCCGTCTCCATAGTAGGCCTTGTCTTCGTACTGATCGCAGAAAAAGGCCGCCTGTTCCGGGCCCAGAACCCGCGCGTCTGA
- a CDS encoding inositol monophosphatase family protein, translated as MTSIIDVGALASLLQDAAIQEIRPRFRKLGAGDIRAKSEPTDLVTEADEAAERHLRRAIALLAPDALFVGEESVAADPAILHGLADAELAVVVDPIDGTFNFASGIPAFGVMASVVWKGETVAGIIYDPMGDDWVIAEKGSGAYLRRPDGEATRLAAADPAPIETMVGMASTGYFYGEVRERVLGNLAKVRFVASYRCAAHEYRTFSGGHVHFAMYNRLMPWDHLAGTLIAQEAGGHVARFDGSAYLPHHVDGGLLVATDEDSWQMLRREILGV; from the coding sequence TTGACGAGCATTATAGATGTGGGCGCCCTCGCAAGTCTATTGCAGGACGCGGCGATCCAGGAAATACGTCCTCGATTTCGCAAGCTGGGAGCCGGCGACATCCGGGCGAAGAGCGAACCTACCGATCTCGTAACGGAGGCGGATGAGGCGGCGGAAAGGCATCTCCGCCGTGCCATAGCCTTGCTCGCGCCGGATGCACTGTTCGTGGGGGAGGAATCTGTCGCTGCCGATCCGGCGATTCTTCACGGACTGGCAGACGCCGAGTTGGCGGTTGTCGTCGATCCGATCGATGGCACGTTCAACTTCGCCTCTGGCATTCCCGCCTTCGGTGTGATGGCATCGGTGGTCTGGAAGGGTGAGACAGTGGCGGGGATCATCTACGACCCCATGGGCGACGACTGGGTGATTGCCGAGAAGGGTTCGGGTGCCTACCTGCGGCGTCCTGATGGAGAAGCAACGCGTCTTGCGGCCGCCGATCCTGCGCCTATCGAGACCATGGTGGGGATGGCATCCACCGGCTATTTCTACGGCGAGGTGCGCGAACGCGTGCTCGGGAACCTGGCGAAGGTGCGCTTCGTAGCGAGCTACCGTTGCGCTGCCCACGAGTATCGCACCTTCAGCGGCGGACACGTGCACTTCGCCATGTATAACAGGTTGATGCCCTGGGATCATCTCGCAGGAACACTGATCGCACAGGAAGCGGGCGGACATGTCGCTCGGTTCGACGGTTCCGCTTATCTCCCGCATCATGTCGACGGTGGTCTATTGGTCGCGACCGACGAGGACAGCTGGCAGATGCTGCGCCGGGAGATCCTTGGAGTATAA
- a CDS encoding thioesterase domain-containing protein, giving the protein MLSRRSLISTASVLLAATTLPPEATAKKRPPPPAGQVYLFRGLADIFSTGLNTLGKQLTAEGVDAQVLSLPNAARFAKEIADRYRKSKRARPIILIGHSLGADVTFSIATALQPLKIPVGLIISFDPTGKGPVPSNVRKTINFYTGGGNMWAPVVPAPGFRGDLANINVRQGEAAVKGIGHFNIEKSPELHARAIKEVKAALRRR; this is encoded by the coding sequence ATGTTATCCAGGCGATCGCTAATTTCCACGGCATCCGTCCTGCTGGCCGCCACTACCCTCCCCCCTGAGGCAACCGCGAAGAAGCGGCCCCCACCTCCTGCGGGTCAGGTTTATCTCTTCCGTGGACTGGCTGATATCTTCTCCACAGGCCTGAATACACTGGGAAAGCAACTGACTGCGGAAGGAGTTGATGCACAGGTTCTATCGCTCCCCAATGCCGCGAGGTTTGCGAAAGAAATCGCGGACCGCTACCGCAAGTCGAAGCGGGCCCGGCCAATCATCCTGATCGGGCATTCTCTTGGCGCTGACGTAACGTTCTCCATCGCAACCGCGTTGCAGCCACTGAAGATCCCCGTCGGATTGATCATCAGCTTCGACCCTACAGGCAAAGGCCCCGTACCAAGTAACGTCCGCAAGACGATCAACTTCTACACCGGAGGCGGCAATATGTGGGCGCCGGTCGTTCCTGCACCGGGGTTCAGGGGCGACCTCGCCAACATCAATGTCCGGCAGGGAGAAGCGGCTGTGAAGGGCATCGGCCACTTCAACATCGAGAAGAGCCCGGAATTGCATGCGCGCGCCATCAAGGAGGTCAAGGCGGCATTGCGCCGACGCTGA
- a CDS encoding protein-S-isoprenylcysteine O-methyltransferase, whose amino-acid sequence MSRFSFILWALMLLAWCAMRYPAMRRARRQRTAVDKRTALDITLLLACGVGLALLPILWRLGVLSGVADRQQGLVPIVLGVVSGAAFLWLFRRSHKDLGRNWSVTLEVREGHQLVTQGVYAHVRHPMYASFLLWGTAQAFLIPNWIAGLAGLAAILALYAVRQSREEAMMRETFGLEYDAYCARTKRLVPGVF is encoded by the coding sequence ATGAGTAGATTTTCCTTCATCCTCTGGGCGCTGATGCTGCTGGCCTGGTGCGCCATGCGCTATCCGGCAATGCGTCGCGCCAGGCGGCAGAGGACGGCGGTGGATAAACGGACTGCGCTCGATATCACGCTGCTGCTGGCCTGTGGGGTCGGACTCGCGCTCTTGCCGATCCTCTGGCGTCTGGGTGTGCTCTCAGGTGTTGCTGACCGTCAGCAAGGCTTGGTGCCGATTGTCTTGGGCGTGGTCTCCGGGGCGGCATTTCTCTGGCTCTTCAGACGCAGCCACAAGGATCTCGGCAGGAATTGGTCGGTGACACTCGAAGTGAGGGAGGGGCACCAGTTGGTGACCCAGGGGGTCTACGCCCATGTGCGCCATCCGATGTATGCATCATTTCTGTTGTGGGGAACGGCGCAGGCTTTCCTGATTCCAAACTGGATCGCCGGCCTCGCAGGCCTCGCCGCAATACTGGCTCTCTATGCCGTGCGCCAGTCACGTGAGGAGGCGATGATGCGAGAGACTTTCGGCCTAGAATACGACGCCTATTGTGCACGTACCAAGAGACTGGTCCCGGGCGTTTTCTAG
- the ttcA gene encoding tRNA 2-thiocytidine(32) synthetase TtcA: protein MGLNGPTAVDVVDLEGEGQAPSLFSGAPQSVGFNKLRKRLLRHVRQALQDFQMLKGQKRWLIGLSGGKDSYSLLAILMDLKWRGLLPVELIACNLDQGQPNFPKHVLPDYLSSIGVRHRIEYRDTYSVVKEKVPEGATYCSLCSRLRRGNLYRIAREEGCDALVLGHHREDILETFFMNFFHGGRLAGMPAKLLNDEGDLLVLRPLAYCAEDDLARFAQAMEFPIIPCDLCGSQDGLQRNAMKAMLADIEARMPGRKDAMLRALAHVNPSHLLDTKLFDFAGLDAGRSD, encoded by the coding sequence ATGGGACTGAACGGTCCAACGGCAGTCGATGTAGTCGACCTGGAAGGCGAGGGGCAGGCCCCCTCGCTCTTTTCCGGAGCGCCGCAGTCTGTCGGCTTCAACAAGCTGAGAAAGCGCCTGCTCCGGCATGTGCGCCAGGCGCTTCAAGATTTCCAGATGCTGAAAGGCCAGAAGCGGTGGCTGATTGGCCTATCCGGTGGCAAGGATTCGTATTCGCTCCTGGCCATTCTCATGGACCTGAAGTGGCGCGGCCTGTTGCCGGTAGAACTCATCGCCTGCAATCTTGACCAAGGACAGCCGAACTTTCCCAAGCACGTGCTGCCGGACTACCTAAGTTCAATCGGGGTGCGTCATCGGATCGAGTACCGCGACACCTACTCCGTGGTGAAGGAGAAGGTGCCAGAGGGGGCAACCTACTGCTCGCTCTGTTCCCGGCTTCGCCGCGGCAATCTCTACCGAATCGCCCGCGAAGAGGGATGCGATGCGCTGGTGCTCGGTCATCATCGCGAAGACATCCTCGAAACCTTCTTCATGAATTTTTTCCATGGCGGCCGGCTCGCCGGGATGCCGGCGAAGCTGCTCAACGACGAGGGCGATTTGCTGGTGCTGCGCCCGCTTGCCTATTGCGCCGAGGACGATCTTGCACGCTTCGCCCAGGCAATGGAGTTTCCCATCATCCCCTGCGACCTCTGCGGCTCCCAGGATGGCCTGCAGCGCAATGCGATGAAGGCGATGCTTGCGGACATCGAAGCTCGAATGCCTGGTCGCAAGGATGCGATGCTGCGGGCACTCGCCCATGTCAATCCGTCCCATCTCCTCGATACCAAGCTGTTCGATTTTGCCGGGCTGGATGCCGGCCGATCAGACTGA
- the alaS gene encoding alanine--tRNA ligase, with translation MSGVNDIRSTFLDYFKKNGHEIVSSSPLVPRNDPTLMFTNAGMVQFKNVFTGLESRPYSTATTSQKCVRAGGKHNDLDNVGYTARHLTFFEMLGNFSFGDYFKERAIELAWKLVTEGFDLPKHRLLVTVYSEDEEAATLWKKIAGFSDDKIIRIPTSDNFWQMGDTGPCGPCSEIFIDQGEHVWGGPPGSPEEDGDRFLEFWNLVFMQFDQTAPGERTPLPKPSIDTGMGLERMACVLQGVGSVFETDLFRNLISATEDVVGAKAEGDQAASFRVIADHLRSSAFLIADGVLPSNEGRGYVLRRIMRRAMRHMQLLGAREPLMYRLLPTLVQEMGRAYPELVRAEALTSETLKLEETRFRKTLDRGLTLLSDATQDLSKGDSLDGETAFKLYDTYGFPLDLTQDALRARGIGVDIMGFNDAMQRQKAEARASWAGSGDKATETIWFELKEKHGATEFLGYDTETAEGVVQALVRDGASVEAVTAGETVQVVVNQTPFYGESGGQMGDTGVITTDHARLEVTDTQKKGEGLFVHSAQVVSGTLKAGEAVMLAVDHGRRSQLRSNHSATHLLHEALREVLGSHVAQKGSLVAPERLRFDISHPKPMSGEELRRVEEMANAIVIQNAPVSTRLMSVDDAIAEGAMALFGEKYGDEVRVVSMGTAIAGEKSGKPYSIELCGGTHVNATGDIGLVRILGESAVGAGVRRVEAVTGAAALAYLAEQDERVKTLASALKVQPGEVVSRVEALVEERRKLERELAETKRRLAMGGSQGGGASEVREVAGTKYLGKVLEGIDARDLKGLADEGKASLGSGVVTLVGVSADGKASAVVAVTEDLTGRFSAVDLVRIASAALGGKGGGGRPDMAQAGGPDGSKAKDAVEAVAGALGA, from the coding sequence ATGAGCGGCGTGAATGACATCCGGTCGACCTTCCTCGACTATTTCAAGAAGAACGGCCACGAGATCGTGTCGTCCAGCCCGCTGGTGCCGCGCAATGACCCGACGCTGATGTTCACCAATGCCGGCATGGTGCAGTTCAAGAACGTCTTCACCGGCCTGGAAAGCCGCCCATACTCGACGGCCACGACCTCGCAGAAATGCGTCCGCGCCGGCGGCAAGCACAACGATCTGGACAATGTCGGCTATACCGCCCGCCACCTGACCTTCTTCGAGATGCTTGGCAACTTCTCCTTCGGCGACTACTTCAAGGAGCGCGCGATCGAGCTAGCCTGGAAGCTGGTTACGGAAGGCTTCGACCTCCCGAAGCACCGCTTGCTGGTCACGGTCTACTCGGAGGATGAAGAGGCTGCGACCCTCTGGAAGAAGATCGCTGGCTTCTCCGACGACAAGATCATTCGCATCCCGACTTCGGACAATTTCTGGCAGATGGGCGATACCGGTCCCTGCGGTCCCTGTTCCGAGATCTTCATCGACCAGGGCGAGCATGTCTGGGGCGGCCCGCCCGGTTCGCCGGAAGAGGATGGCGACCGCTTCCTCGAGTTCTGGAACCTGGTCTTCATGCAGTTCGACCAGACGGCGCCGGGCGAACGGACGCCGCTGCCCAAGCCGTCGATTGATACCGGCATGGGGCTGGAGCGCATGGCCTGCGTGCTGCAAGGCGTCGGAAGCGTGTTCGAGACGGACCTCTTCCGGAACCTGATTTCCGCCACGGAGGATGTCGTCGGCGCCAAGGCCGAGGGTGACCAGGCGGCAAGCTTCCGGGTCATCGCAGACCATCTTCGTTCGTCTGCCTTCCTGATTGCCGACGGGGTACTGCCGTCGAACGAAGGCCGCGGCTACGTACTGCGCCGCATCATGCGCCGTGCCATGCGCCACATGCAACTGCTCGGTGCGCGTGAGCCCCTAATGTACCGCCTGTTGCCGACGCTGGTTCAGGAGATGGGCCGCGCCTATCCGGAGCTCGTTCGCGCCGAGGCGCTGACGTCCGAAACTTTGAAGCTCGAAGAAACCCGTTTCCGGAAGACGCTCGACCGCGGCCTGACGCTGCTTTCGGATGCCACGCAGGATCTCTCCAAGGGCGACAGCCTCGATGGCGAGACGGCATTCAAGCTCTACGACACCTATGGCTTCCCGCTCGACCTGACCCAGGACGCATTACGGGCGCGGGGGATCGGCGTCGACATCATGGGCTTCAATGACGCCATGCAGCGTCAGAAGGCCGAGGCCCGCGCCAGCTGGGCAGGTTCGGGCGACAAGGCCACCGAAACGATCTGGTTCGAGCTCAAGGAGAAGCACGGCGCGACCGAGTTCCTCGGTTATGACACCGAGACTGCCGAAGGCGTGGTGCAGGCGCTGGTGCGCGACGGAGCGAGCGTCGAAGCCGTCACGGCTGGAGAGACCGTGCAGGTTGTGGTGAACCAGACGCCCTTCTATGGGGAATCCGGCGGCCAGATGGGCGACACCGGCGTGATCACCACCGACCACGCCCGTCTTGAGGTAACTGACACCCAGAAAAAGGGCGAGGGGCTCTTCGTCCACAGCGCCCAGGTCGTCTCCGGGACCCTGAAGGCCGGCGAAGCGGTTATGCTCGCTGTCGACCATGGCCGGCGGTCGCAACTGCGGTCCAATCACTCCGCCACCCATCTGCTTCACGAGGCGCTTCGGGAAGTGCTTGGTTCGCATGTGGCACAGAAGGGATCGCTCGTGGCACCGGAGCGGCTGCGCTTCGACATTTCGCATCCGAAGCCGATGTCGGGTGAGGAACTCCGAAGGGTCGAGGAGATGGCCAACGCGATCGTCATCCAGAACGCTCCGGTCTCGACTCGGCTGATGAGTGTCGACGATGCCATTGCAGAGGGCGCCATGGCGCTGTTCGGAGAAAAATACGGGGACGAGGTTCGCGTCGTTTCGATGGGGACGGCGATCGCCGGAGAGAAGTCGGGCAAGCCCTATTCGATCGAGCTCTGCGGCGGCACCCATGTGAATGCGACCGGCGATATCGGCCTGGTGCGGATCTTGGGGGAGAGCGCCGTGGGGGCCGGCGTTCGCCGCGTCGAGGCCGTCACGGGTGCGGCGGCCCTTGCCTATCTGGCGGAACAGGACGAGCGGGTGAAGACGCTTGCTTCGGCGCTGAAGGTGCAGCCGGGCGAGGTCGTCTCGCGCGTGGAAGCGCTGGTGGAAGAGCGGCGGAAGCTCGAGCGGGAACTGGCCGAGACGAAGCGGCGCCTTGCCATGGGCGGAAGCCAGGGTGGCGGTGCCAGCGAAGTTCGCGAGGTCGCCGGAACGAAGTATCTCGGCAAGGTTCTTGAGGGGATCGATGCCCGGGATCTGAAGGGATTGGCGGATGAGGGCAAGGCAAGCCTGGGTTCGGGCGTGGTTACGCTCGTGGGCGTATCGGCGGATGGCAAGGCAAGTGCCGTGGTCGCCGTGACGGAGGATCTGACTGGCCGTTTCAGCGCAGTCGATCTGGTCCGCATCGCGTCGGCGGCGCTCGGCGGCAAGGGCGGCGGTGGACGTCCGGACATGGCACAGGCAGGCGGTCCCGACGGCTCGAAGGCCAAGGACGCAGTCGAGGCCGTAGCCGGCGCGCTCGGAGCCTGA
- the recA gene encoding recombinase RecA, with product MAQNSLRLVEDKTVDKSKALDAALSQIERSFGKGSIMKLGAKENVVETETVSTGSLSLDIALGIGGLPKGRIVEIYGPESSGKTTLALQTIAEAQKKGGICAFVDAEHALDPIYARKLGVDLENLLISQPDTGEQALEITDTLVRSGAIDVLVVDSVAALTPRAEIEGEMGDSLPGLQARLMSQALRKLTASISRSNCMVIFINQIRMKIGVMFGSPETTTGGNALKFYASVRLDIRRIGSVKEREEVVGNQTRVKVVKNKMAPPFKQVEFDIMYGEGVSKTGELVDLGVKAGIVEKSGAWFSYNSQRLGQGRENAKTFLKDNPELAREIELALRQNAGLIADRFLENGGPDAQEGDGEDL from the coding sequence ATGGCACAAAATTCTTTGCGGCTTGTAGAGGACAAAACAGTGGATAAGAGCAAGGCGCTGGACGCGGCACTGTCGCAGATCGAACGATCCTTCGGCAAGGGATCGATCATGAAGCTTGGCGCGAAGGAGAATGTGGTGGAGACCGAGACGGTTTCCACTGGCTCCCTCAGCCTCGACATCGCGCTCGGCATCGGCGGACTGCCCAAGGGCCGCATCGTCGAAATCTATGGACCGGAAAGCTCGGGCAAGACGACGCTTGCCTTGCAGACGATAGCCGAGGCTCAGAAGAAAGGTGGCATCTGCGCATTCGTGGATGCCGAGCACGCTCTTGATCCGATCTACGCGCGCAAGCTCGGCGTAGACCTTGAGAACCTGCTGATCTCCCAGCCTGATACCGGCGAGCAGGCACTTGAAATCACCGATACGCTGGTTCGGTCCGGGGCGATCGACGTGCTGGTGGTCGACTCTGTCGCCGCATTGACGCCAAGGGCCGAGATTGAAGGCGAGATGGGTGACAGCCTGCCCGGCCTGCAGGCTCGACTGATGAGCCAGGCGCTGCGCAAGCTGACCGCCTCTATCTCACGCTCGAACTGCATGGTCATCTTCATCAACCAGATCCGCATGAAGATCGGCGTCATGTTCGGTTCGCCGGAAACCACTACGGGCGGCAATGCGCTGAAGTTCTATGCCTCCGTCCGCCTCGACATCCGCCGGATCGGTTCCGTCAAGGAGCGTGAGGAAGTGGTCGGCAACCAGACGCGCGTGAAGGTCGTCAAGAACAAGATGGCGCCTCCCTTCAAGCAGGTCGAGTTCGACATCATGTACGGCGAGGGTGTTTCCAAGACCGGCGAGTTGGTGGATCTTGGAGTCAAGGCTGGCATCGTCGAGAAGTCGGGTGCCTGGTTCTCGTACAACAGCCAGCGACTGGGGCAGGGGCGTGAGAACGCCAAGACCTTCCTCAAGGACAATCCGGAGCTTGCCCGTGAGATCGAGCTGGCACTTCGCCAGAACGCCGGGCTGATCGCCGACCGCTTCCTGGAGAATGGCGGCCCGGACGCTCAGGAGGGCGACGGAGAGGACCTGTAG